The Daucus carota subsp. sativus chromosome 2, DH1 v3.0, whole genome shotgun sequence genome includes a window with the following:
- the LOC135150328 gene encoding uncharacterized protein LOC135150328, protein MKLQVVSNFNLVNNEAIRYEVGMNSAFSFWHDPWIRGASLINLLHPSTISTLQSSSDALAGQFMDNGSWHLPTSNHFDCLELRSLVLNIQIHPRDKIRWDTTQSNATGISTIWNSIRTIGTPPAWVDVVWHNLSIPKCAFTFWLAIKGRLLTRDRMHKFNMNTELRCILCNIDNESHRHIFVSCPYIMHIMANSSFTFSEDWSHYKNGEFLVGPVTGTRKQMGHLYAAITFFLVWKGRNARLHNATNQPASMTLTLVKRMFREKLHSCHRFQKEVLKNHDLLLDLY, encoded by the coding sequence atgaagctacaagttgtttccaacttcaatctagtcaataatgaagctatcaGGTATGAAGTGGGGATGAACTCTGCTTTTTCTTTCTGGCATGACCCATGGATTCGTGGTGCTAGTCTCATCAACTTACTTCACCCGAGTACTATCTCTACCTTGCAATCTAGCTCGGATGCTTTGGCTGGTCAATTTATGGATAACGGAAGCTGGCATCTTCCAACTTCTAATCATTTCGATTGTTTGGAGCTTCGAAGTCTAGTTCTTAATATCCAGATCCATCCTCGAGATAAAATTCGCTGGGACACTACTCAATCTAATGCTACTGGGATTTCCACCATTTGGAACTCTATTCGCACCATCGGGACCCCTCCTGCTTGGGTTGATGTTGTATGGCATAATCTCTCCATACCTAAATGTGCTTTTACGTTCTGGCTTGCTATTAAAGGAAGACTCCTCACCAGGGACCGAATGCATAAATTCAACATGAATACGGAGCTGAGATGCATTTTATGTAATATCGATAATGAATCCCACAGGCATATTTTTGTATCGTGCCCATATATTATGCATATCATGGCTAATAGTTCTTTCACCTTCTCTGAAGACTGGTCGCATTATAAAAATGGGGAATTCTTAGTGGGGCCAGTTACTGGTACTAGAAAGCAGATGGGACACCTTTATGCAGCCATCACGTTTTTTCTTGTCTGGAAGGGAAGGAATGCTAGACTCCATAATGCTACCAACCAGCCTGCATCTAtgactttgactttggtcaagcGCATGTTTCGTGAGAAACTTCACTCGTGTCATCGATTTCAAAAAGAAGTATTAAAGAACCATGATCTATTATTGGACTTGTACTAG
- the LOC135150329 gene encoding uncharacterized protein LOC135150329: MKLQVVSNFNLVNNEAIRYEVGMNSAFSFWHDPWIRGASLINLLHPSTISTLQSSSDALAGQFMDNGSWHLPTSNHFDCLELRSLVLNIQIHPRDKIRWDTTQSNATGISTIWNSIRTIGTPPTWVDVVWHNLSIPKCAFTFWLAIKGRLLTRDRMHKFNMNTELRCILCNIDNESHRHIFVSCPYIMHIMANSSFTFSEDWSHYKNGEFLVGPVTGIRKQMGHLYAAITFFLVWKERNARLHNATNQPASMTLTLVKRMFREKLHSCHRFQKEVLKNHDLLLDLY; this comes from the coding sequence atgaagctacaagttgtttccaacttcaatctagtcaataatgaagctatcaGGTATGAAGTGGGGATGAACTCTGCTTTTTCTTTCTGGCATGACCCATGGATTCGTGGTGCTAGTCTCATCAACTTACTTCACCCGAGTACTATCTCTACCTTGCAATCTAGCTCGGATGCTTTGGCTGGTCAATTTATGGATAACGGAAGCTGGCATCTTCCAACTTCTAATCATTTCGATTGTTTGGAGCTTCGAAGTCTAGTTCTTAATATCCAGATCCATCCTCGAGATAAAATTCGCTGGGACACTACTCAATCTAATGCTACTGGGATTTCCACCATTTGGAACTCTATTCGCACCATCGGGACCCCTCCTACTTGGGTTGATGTTGTATGGCATAATCTCTCCATACCTAAATGTGCTTTTACGTTCTGGCTTGCTATTAAAGGAAGACTCCTCACCAGGGACCGAATGCATAAATTCAACATGAATACGGAGCTGAGATGCATTTTATGTAATATCGATAATGAATCCCACAGGCATATTTTTGTATCGTGCCCATATATTATGCATATCATGGCTAATAGTTCTTTCACCTTCTCTGAAGACTGGTCGCATTATAAAAATGGGGAATTCTTAGTGGGGCCAGTTACTGGTATTAGAAAGCAGATGGGACACCTTTATGCAGCCATCACGTTTTTTCTTGTCTGGAAGGAAAGGAATGCTAGACTCCATAATGCTACCAACCAGCCTGCATCTAtgactttgactttggtcaagcGCATGTTTCGTGAGAAACTTCACTCGTGTCATCGATTTCAAAAAGAAGTATTAAAGAACCATGATCTATTATTGGACTTGTACTAG
- the LOC135150330 gene encoding uncharacterized protein LOC135150330, with translation MKLQVVSNFNLVNNEAIRYEVGMNSAFSFWHDPWIRGASLINLLHPSTISTLQSSSDALAGQFMDNGSWHLPTSNHFDCLELRSLVLNIQIHPRDKIRWDTTQSNATGISTIWNSIRTIGTPPTWVDVVWHNLSIPKCAFTFWLAIKGRLLTRDRMHKFNMNTELRCILCNIDNESHRHIFVSCPYIMHIMANSSFTFSEDWSHYKNGEFLVGPVTGIRKQMGHLYAAITFFLVWKERNARLHNATNQPASMTLTLVKRMFREKLHSCHRFQKEVLKNHDLLLDLY, from the coding sequence atgaagctacaagttgtttccaacttcaatctagtcaataatgaagctatcaGGTATGAAGTGGGGATGAACTCTGCTTTTTCTTTCTGGCATGACCCATGGATTCGTGGTGCTAGTCTCATCAACTTACTTCACCCGAGTACTATCTCTACCTTACAATCTAGCTCGGATGCTTTGGCTGGTCAATTTATGGATAACGGAAGCTGGCATCTTCCAACTTCTAATCATTTCGATTGTTTGGAGCTTCGAAGTCTAGTTCTTAATATCCAGATCCATCCTCGAGATAAAATTCGCTGGGACACTACTCAATCTAATGCTACTGGGATTTCCACCATTTGGAACTCTATTCGCACCATCGGGACCCCTCCTACTTGGGTTGATGTTGTATGGCATAATCTCTCCATACCTAAATGTGCTTTTACGTTCTGGCTTGCTATTAAAGGAAGACTCCTCACCAGGGACCGAATGCATAAATTCAACATGAATACGGAGCTGAGATGCATTTTATGTAATATCGATAATGAATCCCACAGGCATATTTTTGTATCGTGCCCATATATTATGCATATCATGGCTAATAGTTCTTTCACCTTCTCTGAAGACTGGTCGCATTATAAAAATGGGGAATTCTTAGTGGGGCCAGTTACTGGTATTAGAAAGCAGATGGGACACCTTTATGCAGCCATCACGTTTTTTCTTGTCTGGAAGGAAAGGAATGCTAGACTCCATAATGCTACCAACCAGCCTGCATCTAtgactttgactttggtcaagcGCATGTTTCGTGAGAAACTTCACTCGTGTCATCGATTTCAAAAAGAAGTATTAAAGAACCATGATCTATTATTGGACTTGTACTAG